The genomic interval ATACCCTCGTCCAGGAGAAATTTCATTGTCTCATAACGGCGTTTTATTTTTAGATGAATTACCAGAATTTAAAAGAGATGTGTTGGAAGTTATGCGTCAACCCCTAGAAGACAGAGAAGTCACTATTTCTCGTGCAAAATTCACTGTTACCTACCCTAGTAGTTTTATGCTGGTTGCGAGTATGAATCCGAGTCCGAGTGGTTTTTTTAATGACCCAAACAGCCCGATGACCTCTTCTCCACAAGAAATGCAACGTTATCTCAGCAAAATATCCGGACCTTTATTAGACAGAATAGATATCCATATAGAAGTAACACCTGTTCCTTTTGCAAAACTGTCTGAAGAACGGAAAGGAGAATCATCCGTAGAAATTAGAAAACGCGTTACCGCATCTAGAGAAATTCAATCTGAGCGTTTTACAGATTTTGAAAACGTACACTATAACGCGCAAATGAGCGTAAAACAGATTCGTGAATTTTGTAAATTATCCGAAGAAAGTTTGACGTTGCTTAAAACAGCTATGGAAAAACTAAACCTTTCCGCGAGAGCGTATGACCGAATTTTAAAAGTGTCTAGAACAATATCTGATTTAGCAGCTTCTAAAGATATTTCTCCAGATCATATTGCTGAGGCCATACAATATAGAAGTTTAGACAGAGATGGTTGGTTGGGATAAAATATTAACTTCTTTTCCTCCTTAAATAGATATTATATATCAACCCAAACATAATTAAAAAGACTCCTAATATTGTCCATAAATTATAGATTTCTCCAAACCAGAAAGCTCCTATAGCAATCATAAAAACGACTTCTAAATATTTTAAAGGAGCAATTACATTTGTTTCGTGAGATTGCAATGCTTTGGTCATATATATCTGGCCAACATAGCCAAAAACACCTAAACTTAATAACAGTAACCATTCTAATGAAGTAGGGTTTTTCCAGTTATTGATAGACATAATACCTCCAAAAACAAAAGCCATTACCATAAAATAATTGATAATTACTAATGGGTTTTCCGTGTCTCCTATTTTACGAATTACCACAAAAATAACACCTAAAGAAATTGCGGATAAAAGAACAAAAAGTATTCCTATAGAATTTACATCTACACCAAATCCTTTAATAATTAATACTCCTGCAAATGATAATAAAAATAAAAACCATTGAACTGGTTTTATTTTTTCTTTTAAGAAAATAAGTGCTAAAATAGCAGCAAAAATAGGAGAAGTATATCTTAATGAAACTGCCGTGCCAATTGCTAAATAATTTAAAGCCTGAAAAAAAGTTGTTAAGGAAATTACTCCTGCAAGCCCTCTAATAAACAACAGTTTTTTATTGTTACCCAGAATAGGAATCTTAGCTTTTAAAATTAATGGCACTGTAAAAAACAACGTACCAATAGATCTAAAAAACACAATTTGATAGGCACTAAAATCATTTAAATATTTTACAACTGTATTCATTAGTGAAAATGCAATGACACTAAAAATCATATAAAAAATTGCCTTTGAGCTTTTCATAAAAAAGTACTTGTACTGTTTAGATTATAAGGTCACAAAAATAAGATTAAAATAAGGAAAACCACCTTTGATTACTAAGAACCTTGCTTTAAAGTCTGAAAAGATTTTGATTACTTTTTCTATTAAAAACTCCAGTTCTTATAACTGCTAGAACTTTCTAATTCTTCTTCTATAGTATCATCTAATTCAGCAAAGAAATCGATACCAGTTAAGGCTTCTATTTCATCTACCGAAACTACAAATTTATACAAAGGCAATTTTGATTCTATATGAGGCATTAAAAAAGCCAACATTTTAATTTTACCATTTGTTTTGTCTAAAATTACTTTATAAAACTGATTCGGAACAGAAACAGATTCACTTCCAATCGTTTTTAAATTGTTTTCTAAAACACCACCTGTAATTACAAAAACACCATCATTTTTCTTTGCCCAATAACGTACTTTCTGTTCTAAACGATTCCAAACGCCTGCGTTAAATTTGTGTTCTTGCGGACTAATATTACTCGTTAAAAAGGTTTCATCGTGCGCTGCTTTGGTAAAACGTCTGTCTGCTGCCGGACATAAATGCCCTTTATCGTAACCAGACTTTTTATAATTCCGCCAATGTGCAGCTTTGGTTTTTACGGCATTGTCTATTTCAAAATAAGGTCTTTTGTAATTTGTACTGCTTAAATCGGATGCTTTTAACTCATACGCAACCCATTCTGCTTGTTCATGTTTCTCGCTATAGGACAATGAATAATTTTGATGATGCACCACTTGATTAGTGGTACTTGTTGGTAGAAAATATTGACTGCTAGTTGATTTTAGTGTTTTACCGTTTTCTATGATACTTTTTTCTTTTTTAGCATCTAAAAGCTCTTCAGAACCTAAAACAACTACTAGTATGATAATGGCTATGATGGATAGTATTTGTTTTTTCTTCAAGGTGATTATTTTAAGTTGTAAAGATATGAAAGAAAGAGAAAAAAGGATTACGACTTTATATGAGATTCCTCAATCACCTAAAAAGGCTCATTTTGGAATGACAGAAAAAAGAAAAACCCTCTCAAATTAATGAAAGGGTTTTGTTTATATGAAATTTCTCAATTACCTAAAAAGGCTAATTTCGAAATGACAGTTTTACTTTTTAGTTACTAATTACTAGTATCTATAGTGTTCTGGTTTATAAGGACCGTCTACAGTTACACCAATATAAGATGCTTGCTCTTCGCGTAATTCAGTTAATTCAACACCGATTTTTGCTAAGTGTAATTTTGCTACTTTTTCATCTAGATATTTTGGTAACATGTATACTTCGTTTCCGTAAGCATCAGCGTTTTTCCATAATTCAATTTGCGCTAAAGTTTGGTTTGTAAATGAGTTACTCATTACAAAACTTGGGTGACCTGTAGCACAACCTAAGTTTACTAAACGTCCTTCTGCTAATAAAATAATATCGTTTCCGTTGATGTTGTATTTATCAACCTGAGGTTTGATCGTATCTTTTGTATTACCATGGTTTTTGTTTAACCAAGCCATGTCAATTTCATTATCAAAGTGCCCAATGTTACATACAATAACCTTGTCTTTCATTGCTTCGAAATGACGACCTTGAATAATATCTTTATTTCCTGTAGTTGTAATAACGATATCAGAATTACCAACAACAGTTTCTAATTTCTTAACTTCAAAACCGTCCATTGCAGCTTGTAAAGCACAGATAGGATCGATTTCTGTAACAGTTACAATAGAACCTGCTCCTTTAAATGATGCTGCTGTACCTTTACCTACATCTCCATAACCACAAACAGTTACTCTTTTACCTGCTAACATAATATCTGTTGCTCTACGAATTGCATCTACTGCAGATTCTTTACAACCATATTTGTTATCAAATTTAGACTTTGTAACAGAATCGTTTACGTTAATTGCTGGCATTGGTAAAGTTCCCGCTTTTACTCTTTCGTACAGTCTGTGAACTCCCGTTGTAGTTTCTTCTGATAAACCGTTGATTCCTGCAGCTAATTCTGGGTAACGATCCAAAACCATGTTCGTTAAATCTCCACCATCATCTAAAATCATGTTTAATGGTTTTCTATCTTCACCAAAGAATAAAGTTTGCTCTATACACCAGTCAAATTCTTCTTCAGTTAAACCTTTCCAAGCATAAACTGCTGTACCTGCTTCTGCAATTGCTGCTGCTGCTTGGTCTTGTGTAGAAAAAATATTACAAGAACTCCAAGTTACTTCTGCACCTAAAGCTTGTAAAGTTTCTATTAAAACTGCTGTTTGAATTGTCATGTGTAAACAACCTGCAATTCTAGCTCCTTTTAAAGGTTGCTCGTTTTTGTATTCTTCTCTTAAAGACATTAAACCTGGCATTTCTGCCTCTGCCAATAAAATTTCTTTTCTTCCCCAAGCTGCTAGAGAAATATCTTTAACTTTGTTTGGTACGTAAGCTATTTTTGTGCTCATATTATGTATATTTATATTCTAATTTTACGAACTGCAAAGTTACAACATCCATTTTAAAAATTATGGCTCTTTACAAAACATTAACTATCAGCAACACAACTAAAGTTTTCATATGGAAAATTGAAGAAACTATTGCCGAGTTAAAACAAGGAATCTCTTTAACAGAAAGCAATGAAGCTAGATTAGCCTCTATGAAATCTGATATCCATCAGAAAGGTTTTCTAAGCATTAGACATCTCTTAAAAGAAGTTGGATTAACTGATGCCGATTTAATTTATGACGAACACGGCAAGCCCAACTTAACTAATGGACGTTTTATTTCTATTACACATTCTTTTGGATTTACGGGTATTATTTTTTCTTATGAGTCTGAAGTGGGAATAGATATAGAAAAACAGCGTGATAAAATTTTAAAAATAGCCCATAAATTTACACCTGTAGAAGAATATAAAACCATTGCAAACCATGATGCTTTAATTAGTAAACTAACCATTGTTTGGGGAGGAAAAGAGAGTTTGTATAAAATCTATGGAAAGAAAAAACTTAGATTTTTAGAAAATATTTATATTGACGATTTTAATTTTTCTGATGAAAAGACAACTGGTGAAATTAGATATGACGGAGAAGAAACTTCTTATACTATAGAATTTTTAGAATTTGAAGGTTTTACGTGCGTGTTTGCACACTAAAAAATTAAAATTTAAAATTGTACCATTACTAAAATTAAACTTTTTTTTAGATATCTTTTCAGAATCAATTTTTTATTAATCACTATAAAACATATAAATCCAGATAGACCTAGAAATTCTTAGATTAAAGGTACTTAATAATACAATCGTTGTAATTGCTAAAAGCGCAACAGTTATATAAGAGAAACCTAATATAAACTTAAATAAAACCATACCCGCTATCATTTCTGCCGATATAAGTGCATAAGTTACAAACATAGCTCCAAAAAAGAAACCTGGTTCTTTCTCGAATTTAAAATGACACTCGCTACAAGTTGTATACATTTTAGGAGACCTAAACATAAGTAGATTCCCTAATTCACTATACATTTTCCCTTTTTTACAATTAGGACATTTACATTTTAACATATCAATTACATTTGCCATACTCTCTAATTTAATAATAGAACAAAATTAAGTTGATAAAACTACATTTACCATATAGTATAATCGCCATTTTTTGTACTTTTAGGACATTATTATGAAAATACCTGTTTTAAAAATTGATCAATTTCAAGAATCCGAGTCGTTAAATGATCTGTATATAAATTCGTTCTCAAATCATATTGAGTTGAATAAGAAGTTAATTGACAAACCTCACAGTCATAATTTTTATTTATGTGTGCTTTTTACGGAAGGGTTTGGTAAACATGAAATTGATTTTAACTCTTATCAAGTAAACCCAGGCAAGGTTTTCTTTTTAAAACCGGGACAAACTCATTCTTGGCAGTTTGATACAAAACCAGAAGGTTTTATCTTTTTTCACTCTCAAGAATTTTACGAAATTAAGTTTTTAGATCATACCCTTCACTCGTTTCCTTTTTATTATTCGAATCAGAATCCGCCTTTCTTAGAATTGTCTCCATTAAAAATGGATGTATTAAAACTAAAGTTTGAAGAAGTCTATGCAGAATATCAACAACAAAACCTGTTAAGAGAGTTAAAAATAATAAACCTTATTAATAGTATTTACATAGATTTAACAAGGGCTTACACTGCAGATGTTAATTTAGAAAAACTCGTTTCTCCCAGTTATTCTATGATACTTGAAAATCTAGAAAACTTAATACATGAAAATTTTTATAAAGAGAAATTACCTAAATTTTATTCCGATCAATTAAACATCACCACCAAACACCTCAACAGGGTTGTAAAAAAAGCACTGAACAAAACTACAAGTCAATTAATTTCTGAAAGAATTATCTTAGAATCGAAAAGGTTAATTATTCATTCTGGAAATAATTTAGCTGCTATTGCAGAGACACTTCAATTTTCTGACTACGCTTATTTCTCAAGGTTCTTTAAATCTAAAACAGGCTTTACTCCTATGGATTTTAGAAAAAAATATACTTTCTAAATAAGCGATTAGTACTACTTGTAAAAACAGATCACTTTAATATTAATCTGCTTGTAATTTCTTATTTTCGCAGTTGTGAATATTTATAAGAACATTTTATCAGCAAAAAAAGAAGGCAAAAAATTATTAGCAGTTTTAATCGATCCAGAAAAGATTGATTTAAAAAACATCGCTTCTTTTTTTGAAAAAGTACATCAATCTATAACAACTCATATTTTTGTTGGTGGTAGTACAGATAAAGACAACGTAACGGATACAGTTGTTGCAGCAATTAAAAAAACAACGCATTTGCCTGTTATTCTTTTTCCGGGTGATGTTTCTCATATATCACAAAAAGCAGACGGAATTTTATTCTTAAGTTTACTTTCTGGCAGAAATCCGGAGTATTTAATTGAACAACAAATAAGAAGTGTGCCTTTTTTAATAAACTCCTCTTTAGAAATTTTGCCAACGGGTTATATTTTAGTTGATGGTCAAAAAGAAACCGCAACACAAAAAGTAAGCAATACAAAACCAATAGCACAAGAAAATATAGAACTGATTTTAAACACCGCTTTAGCTGGCGAATTATCTGGTAAAAAACTCATTTATTTAGAAGCAGGAAGTGGCGCCAAAATACCTGTGGAAGCAAATATTATCACTCTTGTGGGTGAGAATTTAAACATTCCTTTAATTGTTGGTGGCGGAATTCGTTCTAAAAAACAATTAGAAAATGCGTTTAATGCAGGTGCAGATTTAGTGGTTATTGGTACTGCTTTTGAAAATGATGAAGCGTTTTTTAATCAACTTAAAAAATAATACGCTATAATTTTTTCTCGCAGTTTGTCTTTTCGACGCAAGGATAAATCCCATAACAGTGATTCCACAACACTGAACCACAAACTTGTCATTTCGAAGTATTGAGAAATCTCATAACAATGATAACATAATAACAACCAAGCTTTATGTGATTTCTCCCAAAAGGTCGAAATGACAAAACTAGGTGTAGTAAAAACTGAACGTAAAAAGAAACCTCAACAATTGTCATTTCGAAGTATTGAGAAATCCCATAACAGTGATAACATAACAATTACCAAATTTCCTGAGATTTCCTCCCAAAAGGTCGAAATGAAAGTAGTTTTAAATGAATTCTACTTTTGCCTTTACTAATAAAAACTGAAAAGATTACATTTACAACATCAAATAAAACTAAATGTCAGAAATTATCGATTTCCTTTTCGGACAATACGAAACCTATTCTACTATTGATATCTCTTTAGAAATTATTGCCATAATTTTCGGATTTTTATCGGTTTGGTACTCTAAAAAAAATAAAATTTGGGTCTTTCCAACTGGAATGATTAGCACACTTATTTTTGTGTACCTACTTTATAAATGGGAACTTTTAGGTGATATGATGATAAACGCATACTACTTTATTATGAGTATTTATGGCTGGTATATTTGGACTTATAAAAGTGATGGAGAAAATGAAACACCTATTTCGACCACAACCTTTAAAGAAAAAAAACAAAGTATTCTCATCTTTATAGCAACACTTATTTTTGTGTATGGCGTTTACAGCTATTTTGACAAATGGACAAGCTGGACCGCTTATGTTGATACTTTTACAACGGCAATTTTCTTTGTTGGTATGTGGTTAATGGCAAAACGAAAAATAGAAAATTGGATTTATTGGATTGTTGGAGACATTATTTCTGCTCCTTTGTATTTTTATAAAGGGTTTACTTTTACGAGTTTTCAATATTTAATATTTACTTTTATAGCGATATCTGGTTATTTAGCATGGAAAAAGAACTTAAACAAGACCCAATTAACATCGTAAAAGTGGTGCTTTTTGGACCAGAATCTTCAGGAAAAACTACACTTTCTCGTCATTTAGCACGTTATTACCATACGGTTTGGGCACCAGAATTTGCACGTGAATATTTACAAGAAAAATGGAACAACGAGCGTAAAACGTGCGAAAAAGAAGATTTACTTCCTATTGCCATCGGACAAATGAAATTAGAAAATTCTTTAGCAAAAAAGGCTGATAAAATTTTAATTTGCGATACCGATTTACTAGAAACCAAAGTATACTCAGAAGAGTTTTATGGTGGTTTTGTTGATGAAAGACTAAACGAAGCGGCAAGCGAAAATCAATATGATTTATATCTGTTAACGTACATTGATACACCTTGGGAAGAAGATGATTTACGAGACAGACCAGAATTGCGTTTAGAAATGTTTAATGCATTCAAAAAATCTTTAATAGATAACAACAGACCCTATATTTTATTAAAAGGCGATAAAGAAACGCGCTTAAGAAATGCAACAGAAGTTATAGATAAAATAATTGCTAATAAAAACGACTTGCATTCTTTCTCTGATTCTTTACAAGATGTAGACATGCATTTTATGCATCAAAATACAGGTGATTTTGGCACTCCTTTTGAGTATTAAAAAAGTTTTTTGATTAAGAACTCTTTAAGACTTCTCATAATTTAATAAACCTCTCGACTGCGCTCGAGGTGATAAAAAAATGGACAAAGAAAACATAGTAAAAGAACTCAATTTTAAAGGTATTAGAAGCTCTGGAGCTGGTGGCCAGCATGTAAATAAAACGTCTTCTAAAATTGAATTAACTTTCGATTTAGAAAACTCACTGTCTCTTTCTGATAACGAAAAAGACCTCTTAAAAACCAAACTTTCTAGTAAGCTAACAAAAGACAACAACCTCATCTTATTTTGTGAAGAATCTCGCTCTCAGCACAGAAATAAAGATTTGGCTATCAAACGTTTTTTAGAATTATTACGTGTCAATTTAATTCGTCCGAAAAAAAGAAGACCTACAAAACCAAGTAAATCTTCTGTTCGAAAAAATGCTGAAAAGAAAAAGAGAACTTCTGTAAAAAAAGCATTGAGAAAAAAACCTGGGTTAGATTAATCAACAATTAATAATCTCGCTATTTCTAGCAATTCTTTCTTTTCATCTAAAGTTCTATCCAACGGAAGTTGGGCTAAACCAATTAACCTTCTCATAATTTCAATTCCTGTTATTTGCAAGAAAAGACGTTCATCAAACTTTAATGTATATGCTTTTTTTACGGTAGAAATTAATAGCTTATTTCCAGTTGCCATCACCATATGTGCTGCCATAACTCCCAAATCGAATTCTGGAAAACCTTTAAAACTAAATTCTGGATCAATTACAAATACATCATCTTCTTTGGTCATCCAACTACCAGGATAATAATCTCCATGTAGTAAAGTTGTTCCTTCGGATAAATAACGCTCTCCAACTAAAGTGATTTGCTCTTTTAATTTTTCATCATTTTTATAAGTTTGAGAAACTTTTTCTAATCCATCTTGAATCGTATCTAAAGAAAAACCATTATCTGTAACAAAAGGTAAAACAAATATATGTTGATGATTTAACGCACGTAATTCTTTGTTTTCTGGATACGTATTAGAAATATCACTTTTATGAATATTAGAAAGAATATCTACCAAAAGTTGAATTGATTCCGTTTCAATAACACGGTTTTTATAAAGAAAGCTCATGTCTTCGCAATTCCCTAAATCTTCTAAAATCAATACATAATTTTTTGCATCATAAGCAATAATTTTAGGAATATGAGAAGTAACAGCAGGACTTTCAATCGCTTTATAAAACTGATATTCTACATCAATTCTATCTTCTGGCGCAGGAATATCTTGATATTTCTGTACAAAAGGACGCGATTGCTTTACAATAAAAGAACGCTGATTGGTTTTTACACGCAACACCACATTCATATTTCCTTCTCCTGGTTTTTCTACGGATAAAATTTCTTCAGACTCCTTTAAAAAATTGATTTCTAATAGAAATTCTTTGATGACTTTTAAATCTGTATGTATATCAATATATTTCATATTAGAACTTGTTAAGGTGTTTCCAAAATGCTTTTTCCATTGCTTTTTTATCTAAATCTGTGTACACACCAATAGTTCGTTTTGTGTTTTCTTTTGGCGTTTGTAAAGGCGTTATCGTTGCGTATTCTGGGTTTATTAAAGCCTCAATAAGAGCAACGTCCCACATTACCCATTTTTTCTTTTTAGGATCTTTTTTAGTCCACCAACGGTTATACGTATCCCAACGATTTACTAAAATATCTTTAATGCCGCCTTTTCCTTTTAACTGCTTATCTATCGTTTTTTTCTTAAACACTAAATGCTGAGAAGTAGTTGCCGTCATTACATTAAACTCTAAATCTACCGTATTTAAAAGTACATCCACTGCAAAAGGATCATTACGAGAATTGAACTCTTTTTTGTTATACGTATTCGTTTTTACCGTGTGCCAAAAACCAAGATAATTTACTCGGATTTTAGAAATGATAGAAGGATCCTCTAAAATTGCCGAAGCAACGTTGGTACAAGAACCCAAAATAACCAAATCTAATTTTTCGTTATCTTTCATTTCGTGAGCTTTCTCAATAATAAATTTAGAAGCTTCCGAAGGAGAAGGTGTTGTCATAGACGCTAACGGAACATTACTACCTAAAGGCAATTTAATCTCTGGGCGGTTCATCACTTTAATGATTTGCTCATTAATAGCCTGACTTTCACCAACCGTATTATCAGTTGCTTGTGGCGATGTATGAAACTGTGCAGAAGTAATACCTAAAAGATGAAGTGCAGGTTCATCTATAGCACGTACCAACGCAAAAAGATCATCCACTTCATTTGCGGTGTCTGCATCTATAATTAAATGTATCGGTTTTTGTTGTGCTTCTGCAAAGGCAGAAACCAGCAAGAATAATATAAATGTGTATATCGTTTTCATGTAATTTGTCATTATATAATGATGTTTTATATTTCGATTGTAAACCCACATTTTTAAAGTATAAATTATGGGTTTACCTTTCTTTATTTCTAATTTAAAGATTAAAAAATTAATCTTTTTCCCACCAACCTTTACTATTAATATTGTCTCCACCAATCCTTTCTGCAGCTTCTTTATAATTAGCGTTATTAGAAGCTTGTTCAGACTCTGGATACAGATAACGAACTGGGTAACGATCTTGATTAAAATTATCTGGACCAGCTACTAGATTAGGAATTCCTGTTCTGCGAACATTAAACCAAGCTTCATGACCTACAGAAATTAAACTCAACCATTTTTGAGTCATAATTTTTGTGATATCATCTTCACTTCCGTCTAAAGCAATAGCAGTTCTTGTAAAATAATCTGCAGGAATTTCTGTGTTATAATAAGCAAAACTAGCGGCAATTCCGTTTTGGTAATACATATTTGCATCACCAGAAATAAAACCTTTTACAACAGCTTCTGCCAAAGCAAATTGAGTTTCGGAATATTGCATGTATTGTGCATCTACGCCGTTAGGAGTATCTCTAAAAATACTTCCGAATAAAGAAATATTATTTAAGTCTACACCACTAGCGGCAATACTATTATTCGATTGTCCGTTTAATAAACCATGAAATTCTGCGGTTGTATTAGCAGTTGCATTTGTTGCTTTATATAAAACTGCCATTCTAGGATCGTTCCAAGATTTTAAAATTTCTTCTACAGTAATCGTCATAGTATGTTCATTATTAATACCAGAAGCAGCATTAAATAAAGGAAACTGATTTGGTGATGTACTTAAATAAGGAAGAACCGCATTATCGTTGTTAGATTGCATGATGTTACCGGAATCTGCCAAAGCTTGTAAGTCTGAAAAATCACTTAAACGC from Polaribacter sejongensis carries:
- a CDS encoding SusD/RagB family nutrient-binding outer membrane lipoprotein, whose amino-acid sequence is MKNYKNIFLAIFVFSTFFTACTSGFEEINTNNNNPESVAPQFLLTNVLSVSSDLNAYDQGFRQANYLAQFSASIEFERIDRYEMGSNSGYWNAIFGLLSDIESIQNSETTNSAYNAVGDIMKSYLFSQLTDLWNDVPYSEALGAVDGVFSPKYDTQESIYTDPETGILATLKNAATTLENNNAIIEGDVLFNGDLSKWIKFANSLQVRYLMRISKRLSDFSDLQALADSGNIMQSNNDNAVLPYLSTSPNQFPLFNAASGINNEHTMTITVEEILKSWNDPRMAVLYKATNATANTTAEFHGLLNGQSNNSIAASGVDLNNISLFGSIFRDTPNGVDAQYMQYSETQFALAEAVVKGFISGDANMYYQNGIAASFAYYNTEIPADYFTRTAIALDGSEDDITKIMTQKWLSLISVGHEAWFNVRRTGIPNLVAGPDNFNQDRYPVRYLYPESEQASNNANYKEAAERIGGDNINSKGWWEKD